Genomic DNA from Pseudomonas fluorescens:
GCCCTGGCCGCCTTCATAAAGCTTTTTACTTTGAACGACCAAGCCTTGGATGGCCGCCTTTTGCTGCTGGATCAGCTTGATCTCGTTCTCGGCCCGGGCGACGTCGAAATACCCCTTTGCCACCCGGTCATACAGGGTCTGGCCGGCCACGTCGAACACCTGGGTGCCCAGTTGACCGCGCGCCTTGCCTTCCTGGTACGCCGCCCAGCGGGCCTTGTCGTAGAGCGGCTGTTGCGCCGCCAGGGTGACGTTGTTGGCCTGGTAATCGTTGCTGTTGACGTAAGTGCTGTCGTCACCGCCGTCGGTCCGCCCGCCGTAGCCGTAGCGCGAGGTCAGCGACACTTGCGGGTAGAGGCCACCACGACCGATGTCCTCTTCATGCCGCGAAGCTTCAAAAGCGTGAGCCGCCGATTGCACGGTCGGATCGTTGAGGCGCGAGGCATCGTAGGCGGCGGTGAGGCTCAGGCCTCCCTCGGCAGCCCACAGCGGATCGATCAACGCCCAACCGGTATACAGGCCCAGCAACACACGACAACGGTAGCGGCGACGGTCGACCATGCTCATTCCTCCTTGAAGGCTGCCAACAAGCGTTCACGCAAAGGCTTCATCAGGTAATTCATCAAGGTGCGCTCGCCCGTCACCACCGTGACGTCGGCGAGCATGCCCGGGCGAATCAGCAGACCGGCGCTCTGCAACTCAACCACGGTGTCGGCGGGAATCTCGACCTTGGCGGAAAAGTACGGTTGGTGCGTCTGCTCATTGATCAACTGGTCCGCCGACACCGTCGTCACCGTGCCGGTGACCGTCGGCGTATCCACCCGTTGCAGCGCGGTGAAATGCACATGCACCGGCAGGCCCGGACGCAGTTTGTTGGCCATCAGCGGCTCGAAACGCGCGGTGATCGCCATCGGTGCATCCAGCGGCACCACCTGCATCAGCGTCTGGCCGGCCTGCGCAACGCCGCCGACGGTATGAATGCTCACATCCATGACTTGCCCGGCCACCGGCGCACGGATTGCACCGTTGTCGACCTCAAACTGCAAGGCACGAATCTGATCGGCATAACCAGCGGCCTCGGCCGAGACTTCGCTGAGCTGGGTTTCGGCATCGCGGCGAAACTCCTGCTGCGCCTGCAAGGCCTTGAGTCGGCTTTCATTGATCGCCTGCCGGGTCCTGCCGACATCACCCACACCGGAGGCGATCTGTCCCGCCAACTGGGCCGCGTTGCGCTCGGCCTCGAAGAGTTTGTTGCGCGGAACGTAGCCTTCGCGGGCCAAATCGCGCAGGCCTTCAAGCTCCTGCTGCTGGAAGCGCATCTGCGCGTCGTAGTTGCGCTTGACGCCTTCGTAGCCAAGCAATTGCTGCTGCAAGGCCGCGGCTTCGTGCTCGATGATCTGCAAGCGGCTGCCCAGCTCCGCGCGGCGGGTGATGAACAACTGGCTCTGCAAGGCCATGGCCGCCTTGACCCGCGGTTCGTCGGCGTGGGCCAGCAGTTCCGCGGGCCATTGGATCTCGGCATTGCCCAGGCGCTCGGCAATCAAACGCGCCTCGATGCTGCGATCATTGAGCAGCTTGCCCAGGGTCACGTCCAGTTGCGACTGCGCTTGCACCGTGTTGAGTTGCACGAGCAATTGCCCCTGGGTGACGCGGTCGCCGTCGCTGACCAGCAGTTTTTCCACGACTCCGCCGACCAGCGACTGCACGGCCTTGCGCTCCCCCGCCACCACCACGGTGCCACTGCCTACCACCCCTTGGTCGAGCGGCGCCAGGCAGGCCCAGAGCAGGAAACCACCCAGCGTCAGGACCAGGAATCCCACGCCATAACGAGCCGCGCTCCCGGCATCGGTGCTGGCGCTGGGCAGCGTCGTGGTGCTGCGCACACTCAGCGCCTGCTCGCTGTACGCTTGTGCCCCTGGAGTCAGATCACGCATCGCCGCCCGCCTCCCTGACCGCGGCCGGTCTCGGCCCCGGCATCAATGCCTTGAGCACCCGGTCCCGAGGACCGAACGCTTGTTGAGTACCGTCCTTGAGCACCAGGATGTGGTCGACCACCGCCAGTACATTGGGACGGTGGGTAATCAACACCACGGTGCTGCCGGCCGCCTTGAGCGCACTGATGGCCTGCACCAGTGCCAATTCTCCGGCTTCATCGAGGTTGGAGTTGGGCTCATCGAGCACGATCAGCGATGGCCGCCCATAGAGCGCGCGAGCCAGGCCCAGGCGTTGCTTTTGCCCACCGGACAAGCCAAGCCCACCCGGGCCCAACGGCGTGTCGTAGCCCTTGGGGAACCTTAGGATCATTTCGTGGATGCCGGCATGACGCCCGGCGGCGATGATCTTGTCGGCGTCCTGCTCACCGAAGCGGGCAATGTTGTCGGCGACCGTGCCATCGAACAGCTCGATGTCCTGTGGCAGGTATCCAAGGTACGGGCCCAAGGCATCGTGGGACCACTGGCTGATCTCGGCATCGTCCAGGCGCACCGACCCGCCCATGGCCGGCCAGACCCCGACCAAGGCCCGCGCCAGTGTCGATTTACCACTGGCGCTGGGTCCGACCACCGCCAGCACATCGCCTTTGGCGAGGCTGAAATTGATCCCGCGCAGGATCGGCTGCGAAGCACCTGGCGGACCGACATACAACTGTTCCAGGCGCACCGCGCCGGTGGGCGGTGGCAACGGCATGCGCAGGCGCTCGCGTGGGTGCTGCGCCAGCAATTGGCTCAGGCGCTGGTAGCTCTGGCGTCCGGCGTTGAATTGCTTCCACGAGCCGATGGCGATTTCCACGGGTGCCAAGGCCCGTCCCAGCAACAGCGACATCGCAATCATCATGCCCGCCGACAGTTGGCCTTCAAGCACCAGCAAAGCGCCCAACCCCAACGCCAGGGACTGCCCGGAGATCCGCACGAAACGAGTCGTCGAGGTAATACGTGCACTGCGGTCGCTGGCATGGGCCTGGGCGGCAATGATCCGTTGCTGCAACAGGCTCCAGCGCTGACGCAGCGGCCCGAGCATGCCCAGGGCCTGGATAACTTCGGCATTGTGCAGCGTGCTGTTCACATAGATCGACGACTGCACCCCCAGTCGATTGGCCTCCCCCAGGCGTGCTCGCGTCGCCAGTTCTCCCCACAGCGCCAAGCCGATCAGCACCAAGGCCAACACCAATGTCAGCACACCGAACCAGGGGTGAAAGATGAACGCCACCAGCAGGAAGATCGGCAGCCAGGGTGCATCGAGCAAGGCGATCAGGCCCTGCCCGGTAATCAACTGGCGCAACGTCGCCAGGTCGGTGAGCACCTGCGCCGGGTTGGCGTTGTGCTCGCGCAGGCTGCGAGCGAAAGCGGCGTCGAAAATCCGCTCGCCTAAGGCTTCGTCCAGCCCCGCGCTCATGCGAATCATCACCTCGCCACGGACCCACTCGATGAGGGCACTGAACATGAACAGTCCCAGGGCCATCAAGGTCAGCATGAACAAGGTGGTTTCGTTGCGGCTGGTCAGGACCCGGTCGTAGACCTGCATCATGTAGAGCGACGGCACCAGCACCAACAGATTGATCACGCCACTGAACAATGCCAGCGCCCAGAACACCCGGCGGTAGCTCAATAAGGCAGCATCAATGTCATGACGCGGATCGAGTAGAAACCCCATGGGAAATCGCCTGCAAGAGAAATGGTCGGTCCAGGACGCAATCCATCGCAAGGCCTTTTTTCCCGAGCGTGATCGAGAAAAAACTAATCCAGCTGGCGTGCTGTTATCAGGGGCGATCCTCATCCCTACAGGCGCCAATTACTGACAACGCAGCCGCGGGTTAGTGCCGGTTTGCAGGGGTGTGCTTGCAAGTGGGTGACAAGCGGACGGGCCGCGCTTCAAGGCGGGGCTCATTGCCTTCCGAATGGGCCCGAAATGAGGTTTTGTTGACGCCAGTAACGTGGCGTCAACCGGGTAAAAACAGCTTGGCTAGCCGAGGGAAACGACCCGTTCAGGCTGGGGCGAATGCCGCGACGTCACCAACCCGATAAAGGAAATGACCAATGCCAGGCCCAAGGTGGTACTGACCTCGCTGCGATGCTCGGGCGTGACCATCATGACCGCCAGCGCCGCCGAGATGAACACGATGACCAACCACGTCAACCAGGGAAACAGCCACATGCGAAAAGGCAGCTCGATATTCTGCCGTTGCAACATCCGGCGCATGCGCAGTTGCGAGATGGCGATCACCAGGTACACCAGCAAGGCGATGGCGCCGGAGCTGGCGAGCAGGAACTGGAACAGGCCGGCGGGCATGAAGTAACTGAACAAGGTGACGCCCGCACCCAGTACGGTACTGGCAATCACCGCGGACCTTGGCACACCAGCCGAAGACGTCACCTTCAATGCCTTTGGCGCATCGCCGCGACGCCCCAGGGAGTACAACATCCGCGAGGCGATGTAGATCGAGGAGTTCATGCAACTGGCCACGGCGATCAGCACCACCATATCCACCAGGAATTTGGCGTGGGGAATGTTCATCAGTTCCAGGGCCCGCTGGTAGGAACCCACTGAAGCCAGGAGCGGATCGTTCCAGGGGACCACGGAAATGACCACGAAGATCGACAGCAGGTAAAACACACCGATGCGCCAGATCACCGAACGGGTGGCCTTGGCAATGTTCTGCGCAGGGTTATCGGATTCGGCGGCTGCGATGGTCACCGCCTCCGTACCGATGAAGCTGAACATGATGGTAATGAACGCGCCCACCACCGCCGACAGGCCGTTGGGGGCGAACCCGCCATGCTCCTCCATCAACCGACTCAGGCCGCTGGCTTCACGCTCGGGAATCCACCCCATCAGCACCGCGAAACCCAGGGAGATGAAGCCGATGATCGCCACGACCTTGGCCATGGCGAACCAGAACTCGAACTCGCCGTATTTGGACACGCTGAACAGATTCGTCACGGCCAGCAGAACGATGGAGACCGAGGCAAACAACCACGCGTCGATGGCGGGAAACCACTGGTTCAGCACATGACCGGCGGCCAACGCTTCGATGGGAATCACCAGCACCCAGAACCACCAGTAGAGCCAACCGATGGTGAAGCCTGCCCAGCGTCCGATGGCCTGGTCGGCATAGGTGGAGAAGGAGCCGGTGTCCGGATTGGCAACCGCCATCTCGCCCAGCATGCGCATGACCAGGACCACCAACAGCCCGGAAAACAGATAGGCCAGCATGACGGCCGGGCCAGCGGCGGCAATGGCATGCCCCGATCCCACGAACAGACCCGCACCGATGATTCCGGCAATGGACAGCATGGTGACGTGACGAGGCTTGAAGCCCTGTGCCAGATGGCCGTTCGAGTCCTTGAAGCTGGGGCTGGTCATTCTTTTTATTCTCTTGTGATCGAACATTGAGACGCGCGCAGGGACAGTCGGTGTTGCTGGTTTCCCGCCCCTCCTGGAAGCGGCAGCGTTTGGTTGTGTTGAACCACCCTGGGCGAACGTGCGCACTTGCGGTGAAAAGTCGCGCCACGTTACCTGCCTTCCCTCCCGAGTTAGTTACCTGAACGCGCCATCTCTGTGCCTGATTTCGCCAAGTGGGACATGGCGTTTTGCCCATTGTGGCGAGGGGATTTATCCCCGCTGGGCTGCATAGCAGCCCCCAAAAATACCGTTGACTTGACACCGAGCCGAACGTTTTTAGGGCTGCTGCGCAGCCCAGCGGGGATAAATCCCCTCGCCACAAAAGCTCCCGATCAGCACTCCACCGAAAACCCTGAAATAAATGCTTTAAACATTTTATTCAGTTAAGTATTTTTGCATGAGTTCGGAAGGCAAGTCAGTCACAAGCCCCTGTGGAAGCACCGGCCTTCTATTCTCTTCTCTCCAACAAGGACCTCCCGTGAGCGGACTGCGTGAACGTCAAAAAGCCGAACGCCGCCAAGCCATCAGCAAGGCAGCGGTCGAACTGTTCGAGCGCCAGGGTTTCCAGAACACCACCATCGAACAGATCGCCAGCCAGGCCGGGGTGTCGGCGCCCACTGTGTTCAAGTACTTCGGCAACAAGCAGGAAATCATCCTCGAGATCCTGCACGACGCCGACCAGCGCGCGCTCAGCGACACCCGTAGCCAAATGCCTGACATCGAAGACCCGGTCGAAGCGTTGTGTTATCTGGAGCGACTGTTGACCGGTTATGCGCTGGAAGTCATGCACCCGAGCTTGTGGCGTGAATTGCTGCCGCTGATTCTGTTTGGCGGCGACAACGGGCTGCCCGAGGGTTATCGCGCCATGAACGATGCGCTCAGGGCCGAAATCAGTGGGCTGATCAGGGAATTGCAACAGGCCGGCAAATTACGCGCCGACCTGGACGTGGACCTCGCCGCGTTCCTGTTGAACGACTATTCGCACTTGCAGCTGTTCAGGCTGGTCAACCAGGAACAGCCGGATATCGAAGCCCATTCAACGCAGGTCCGGCGTATCACTGAGCTGCTGTTCCAGGGCATGCGCGCCTGAGCACATCCACCGATAAGCGCCCGGCGCCGCGACGCCGGGCCAGCCTGATCAGCGATTGGTCTTGATGGCGGTCCAGGTGCGCGTGCGGATCCGCTCCACGGCAGCCGGCACGGGCTCTAGCATGAACAGGGTCTTGCGAGCTTCATCCGGTATATACATGGCCGGGTTGCTACGGATCTCGGCGTCCACCAATGCCGTGGCGTCCTTGTTCGGGTTGGGGTAACCAATCTTGTTGCTGATCCGGGCAATCACATCCGGGCGCAGGATGTAGTTGATGAAGGCGTAGGCCTCTGCGGTATGAGGGGCGTTGGTGGGCACCATCATGACGTCCGCCCACATCGGCGCACCTTCCTTGGGTAAGGCCATCGCCACCTTGACACCCTTGCCGGCGGCATCGGCCAGTCGCGTGGCCAGGGCCACGCCGCCAGACCAGCCCACCCCGACGCAGATCTCACCGTTGGCCAGGTCCATGCCATAGCGTGACGAGTTGAAATAGGTGATGTACGGGCGAACCGTGTGCATCGCCGCCTGGGCCTGCGGGTAGTCTTCGCGCTTCTGGCTGTTGGGATCCAGGCCTTTGTAATGCAAGGCGATGGGTACGATCTCGTTCGCCGCATCAAGGAAGCCGACACCGCAACTGGCCAACTTGGCCATATTCTCTTCCTTGAAGATGATGTCCCAGGTATTCATCTGCACGTCAGCCCCGAGCACCTGCCGGACCTTGTCGACGTTATAGCCGATCAGGGTCGTGCCCCAGAGATACGGCGCCGCGTAACGGTTGCCTTCGTCACCGATGGCTTCCAGGGTTTTCATGAACTCGGGGTCCAGATGCTGCCAGTTCGGCAATTGGCTGCGGTCCAGGGGTTGGACGGCACCGGCGGCAATCAGGTGGCTGACGTTGGAACTGCTCGGGTAGACCACGTCATACCCGGAGTTGCCGGTCAGGAGTTTGGACTCCAAGGTCTCGACGCTGTCGAAAACGTCGTAGATGGGACGGATGCCGGTTTCCTCCTCGAAACTCTTGAGGATTTCAGGCGGCAGGTACTCGATCCAGTTATAGATTCGCACCGTCCGCTCTTCGGCCAGGCTTGCGCCACTGACCAACATCGAAACGACAGCGCCCAGCAAGGTGTTGCGCAAAAACAGGCTCATGATCAAACACTCCAGCGCGGCCGCGAAGGCTCGCGGCACTTAATAGCGATAGGTGAAGTAGAGTTCCAGCGCGCTGAATTTCCGGTCGTCGCCGAAGACTTGCCTGGCCGCTGCCATGGGCTTGACCCAGTTATAGGAGAGCGAGGTAGACAACGACTTCGAAGGCGCCCAATCCAGGAAGACTACACTTTCGTCGGCAAACCGTTTGTCGCTGACGGCGGTGCCCATGTAGTTTTTTTCGTCCAGCCAGAACTGGTAGTGGATCGCACCGAGCGTAAGGGTTTCGTTGAGGTGGGTCTTGAGTGAGAACTGCTGGACGTTTTCGTTGCTGTTGAATAGCAGGTAGTTGCCGACGACATCACCGATCAGCCAGGTGCTCCAGTCGACGAAGCCCTTGCTCAACGGGTCCCAGGCTTTCTGTCGGTTGTCCGTGAGGTTGTCGTCGCCGGAAAAGCTCGCGTAGCGGTAGCCGATCACCGGGGTCAACGGCAGCGTGCTGAAGGTGTAATCCGCCTGGCCGTACCAGGCCTCGGCATCGTAATCCACGCCTTCGCCGCTGCCTCGCTCCAGGGCATATTCGGCATTCAAGGTCAGGTCCGCGATGCCCGGGAGCTTGGCGTTCAACGCCCTGACGTTATACACCAGCATGCCATCGCGACGGCGCGGCAACGTGCTGCCCTTGGGCCCCATGGCCTTGACCTTCAACGCGGTGGCACCCAGCGTCACCTGGTCGTCGAGGTTGTAGTCCAGGTTCACGCCACTCATGCGGAAATCACCCAGGTCGCTGTCGGTTCCCAGGCTGAAGCCCTGGACCTTCAACGCGCCATGGTCCCAGGCAACCACCGCCGAATCCTTGAAGGCGGTGCGTGGGGCGAGCCAGTAGGCGCCGTCGTTCAACTGGTCGAGGTTGCCATCCATCACGATGAAGCCGTTGCCGATCATGTAGTTCTGGCGACCGCCTGTGACCGTCCACTCCCCGGCGCGGAAACCACCGTAGAACTCTTCGGTCGACACCTTGCCGTCGGAACTGCGGGTAAAGCCACCGGCATCGCCATCCCCGAAGGTGGTCGCCCCCACCAGTGAGCCGCCAGCCAGCAGGCTGAAATCCGGCTGCACGGCATACTCCAACTTGACGCCCGGCTTGACGTAGAACTCCTGCCAGTCGATTTTCGTGCCGCGATTCTTGCCGCTGCGCATGTCCACCACGCCGCCGCCAAAGTTGACGTTGCGGGTAGAAAGGACTGCGCCACCGGCACTGAAGTTGACCTCGCCCTTGAGGTTGCCCTCCTCGAAGGTGTAGCCCGCCCAGGCAACCTGGGCGGTCAAGGGTAACCCGAGCACGAGAAACGTTCGGGACAAACGCATCATGGAAACCATATGGAGCTCCTGTGTGATTATTGTTGTTACAGGGCAGTAAATGGCGGCGCAAACCCGCGCCAACACCTGGTGGGGCCAGGTGAGCGGAACGCAAAATTGTTGTGTTTATCGGATGCAGTCAGGGCGTCAGGTGCGCCGCGATGGCACGCAGCATGCGCACGCTGTCGCCGTCGAAGGGGCTGACGGCCTCGCCCAGGGACGACTGCTTGACGATCACCACGCCGGACGGTTTGTCGATGAACAGGTATTGACCATGGATGCCACCGGCCATGAGCGCCTGGCTGTGGTCGTTGAAGACATACCATTGGCTGCGGTAGGACGCGCCTGGGGTCCAGCTCGAAAAGTCGGGGGATGCAGCGTAGATCGCGGGGTCGGCTCCGGTGGCGATACCGGCCAGCGCCTCGGCCGAGAGCAGTTGTGTCCCACCCTGGCGGCCATCGTTGGCCAGCAGGCGACCGAAGCGCGCCATGTCACGCAAGGTCGCACTGAACCCGGCACCGGCCACGCTGCGGCCCCAGGGATCCGCCAGAAAGTAGCCGTCACGTTCACAACCCAACTGGCTCCAGACCTCCTGCAGCAACTGATGGCAGGCCTTGCCTGATGCCCGCTCCATGACCCAGGCCAACGCCTCGGTGGTGGCCGTCACGTAATGGAAAAACCCGCCGTGACTGCCGCGCTTTCTCAATGACGGCAAGTACTGGTACAGGGATTCGAACGTCGTGTACTGCGCTGGCGCCGGCTGGAAACCGCAGGCGTAACCGTATTGGGAACTCTCGGAATCCGGGTCCTCATAGACCTCGCTGTAATCGACGGCCACGGCCATGTCGAACAGCTGGCGCACGGTCGCATCGCCGAACGCGCTGCCCGTCAGTTCCGGTACGTAATGGGCGGCTGTCAGCGTCGGGTCCAACAGGCCTTCGCAGACCAGTTGCTCGCCCAGGGCACCGATCAGCGACTTGGTCACCGAAAACATGATGTGCCGGTCCTGGGGGCACTGGCCATTGAAGTAGCGCTCGAACAGCACGGTGTCGCCCTTGAGGACCAGGAACCCATCGGTCTGGCTGGCGATCAGGTGGTCGATCACGCTGATGCTCAAGCCACACTCGCTGTCGAAGTGCAGCTCATCCAGCGGCTGGAGCGCCTGCTTGAACGCGCTGACCGGTCCGCTACCGACCCGCACATCGATGCAAGGACGCAAGCGCGCCAGGTTGCGGAAGCCCCACTGGTTGAACGGTGGGCTCATCCAGTTGTGCCAGGTGACGCGGCGGTGGGGTTCGGCGGGAAAGCCTTGCATGAGTGAAGGCGCCAGGCGTGCGTCAAATGGCGATTCGTGAGTCTCGACGTAAAGACTGGCCAGTGAAGGCACGGTGTTCTGATTCATCGGGTTGCCCCTGCAAAATGACTCTGCGTGAAAGCAGATGCAGGGAAATAATTACCCGATGTAATTTTTTAGTCAATAAAACTTTTTATGGTCATTTCAATTTATCTCGTTAACGGCGACATGACCCATAGCGCTGTACTGAATTCTGGGACGAAAGCCTTAAGCAAATAACTAAAGGTTATTTGTTTTATATTTTTTAGATCATTTAGATTAAGCCTTAAGCCCAATGGCTTCGCGGTACTGCCTCAAGAATGTTGGCATTTACCCATCCTCAGTCACGGCAATCTCATTAACGGGCCACCGTCATGCAGCTTCTAACACTTCCCCCCTCTCCCGGCCTGGCCACCTCGATTCGTGCCACGGCCCAGGTCTTCGAAGACCCCACCTCCCGCGCCTTGCTGGAACACCTGCAACAAGTGGCGCCCAGTGACGCCAGCGTGCTGATCATCGGCCAGACCGGGACCGGCAAGGAACTGGTGGCGCGCCACGTACACAACCTCAGCGCCCGTCGCCACAAGCCGTTCGTGGCGGTCAACTGCGGGGCGTTTTCCGAAACCCTGGTGGAGGCCGAGCTGTTCGGCCATGAAAAAGGCGCGTTCACCGGCGCACTGACGGCCAAGGCCGGCTGGTTCGAGGAAGCGGATGGCGGCACCTTGTTCCTCGATGAAATCGGTGATCTGCCGCTGCCGATCCAGGTCAAGTTGCTGCGGGTATTGCAGGAGCGCGAAGTGGTTCGACTGGGGTCGCGCAAGAGCATCAAGATCAATGTACGCGTGTTGGCGGCCACCAACGTACAGCTGGAAAAAGCCATCAATGCCGGACACTTTCGCGAAGACCTCTATTACCGCCTGAACGTGGTCAGCCTGGTGCTCAAGCCGCTGCGCGAACGTCCCGGCGACATCCTGCCGTTGATACGCCACTTCATTGCACAGTACAGCCACAGGCTTGGCCACGGCGAGGTGACGCTGGATGCCCAGGCGCAACGCAAGTTGCTCGACTACTCCTGGCCGGGGAACATCCGCGAACTGGAAAATGTCATTCACCACACCCTGTTGATTTGCCGTAACAATGTGATCGGCGTGCAGGACCTGCACCTGTCGAACCTCCGTATCGAACGCCGGGACAACCCGCCGGACTCGGCCCCCCAAAGCGCAGAGGCGCTTTTGCAAAAAGCCTTCGAGAAACTGCTCGAACAAGAGCATGGCGACGTGTATGAAAAGGTCGAGGCCGAGTTGCTACGCACCGCCTACCGATACGCCAATTGCAATCAGGTCCATACCGCCAGCCTGCTGGGCCTGAGTCGCAATGTCACCCGCACGTTGCTGATCAGGATTGGCGAACTGGTGGTCAACAAACGCCGCCCCGCGCTCAGTACGCGGGACGGCCAGGTCATCAACCTTTCAACCTGAGTTCACCGCAAAAGCCAGGTGTGCCCCTTTTTGTGGCGAGGGGATTTATCCCCGCTGGGCTGCGCAGCGGCCCCAAGACCTGTCCCCGATGTATCAGGCCGACTGCGTTCAACCTGCTTGGGGTCAGCGGTGCTCACAGCGCTGCTGTTCGCGCGCCCAGGTAGAAATCCTGGAGATCGCCGCGGGCCGCCAGCTGTTCGGCGCTGCCTTCACTGACCACACGCCCGCTTTCCAACACATAGCCATGGTGGGCGTAGCGCAGGGCGATGTTGATGTTCTGCTCGGCGATCAAGAAGCTCACACCATCACGCTGATTGAGTTGCCGCACGATCTCGAAGATTTCCTCGACGATCTGCGGCGCCAACCCCATCGACGGTTCGTCCAGCAAGACCAGTTGCGGCTTGGCCATCAGCGCACGACCGATCGCGATCATCTGTTGCTCGCCGCCCGAGGTGTAGCCGGCCAGGCTTTTGCGCCGCAGTTTCAGTCGGGGAAAATGGCCGTAAACCGATTCCAGGTCAGCCAGCAACTGGCGCCGTGGCACCTGGCGCGCCAGGGCACCGGCCAGCAGGTTTTCCTCCACGGTCAACTGGGCAAAGCAATGCCGACCTTCCAGCACTTGCACCAGACCGCTCGCCGCCAAGGTGTGAGGCGCGCTGCGGGTCACGTCTCGCCCCTGGTAGACAATCCGCCCCCGCACCACCTCGCCCCGTTCGGCGCGCACCAGGTTGGAGGCCGCCTTCAGCGTGGTGCTTTTACCCGCGCCGTTGGCGCCCAGCAGCACCACGACCTGCCCTTTTCCCACCTCCAGCGACACACTGCGCACCGCCAGGATGGTCTGTTCGTAGAGCACTTCAATATCGTCGATCTGCAGGATCGGCACGTTCGTCGCCATGCTGTTTCGCCTTTTCAAGTAGCGGCCGGACGCATGCGCCCGGCCGCCGCGATGCCTCAGGATTCCGTGCTGCAATCACGCGGGGTAAGGCCTTTTTCCCGGGCGTACTGATGCGAAGACGCTTCGATGATCGGTCGCAGCAAGGCGCGGTCGGCCTGCACCCAGTCACTGATCAGCTTCCACTGCGTACCGTCCCATTGCTGGAAGCGCACCGCGCCACCGCCTTCATGGTCCGAGCACGACAACTGCAACGGCTGCACCAGGCCCCACGCCCCCAGTTCCTTGAGCCGGGCGTCGTCGAGCTTGAGGTTCTCGAAGCCCCAACGCACCTGCTCACCCGTCAGGGGTTGCTGACCGAATTTCTGCTGGGCAATGCGCAGCGCTTCTACGTTGAGAATGCCGTTGACCACACCGAGGTTGTAGTACACGGTGCCGAACCGCTTGGGATCGGCCAAGTCGCCATGGCCGGCGTCGACTACTTGCTGCTTGATGCCCTGCAACACCGGGAAGTCAGTACCTGAAGGGTGCGTGGTGATGGCGATGAAGCCCTTGGCCGCGGCACCGGCCGGCGCGGCGTCATCTTCGGAGTTGCTCCAGATGTTGCCGATGATGTGGTCGGCCGGGAAACCGACTTTTTG
This window encodes:
- a CDS encoding alginate export family protein, yielding MVSMMRLSRTFLVLGLPLTAQVAWAGYTFEEGNLKGEVNFSAGGAVLSTRNVNFGGGVVDMRSGKNRGTKIDWQEFYVKPGVKLEYAVQPDFSLLAGGSLVGATTFGDGDAGGFTRSSDGKVSTEEFYGGFRAGEWTVTGGRQNYMIGNGFIVMDGNLDQLNDGAYWLAPRTAFKDSAVVAWDHGALKVQGFSLGTDSDLGDFRMSGVNLDYNLDDQVTLGATALKVKAMGPKGSTLPRRRDGMLVYNVRALNAKLPGIADLTLNAEYALERGSGEGVDYDAEAWYGQADYTFSTLPLTPVIGYRYASFSGDDNLTDNRQKAWDPLSKGFVDWSTWLIGDVVGNYLLFNSNENVQQFSLKTHLNETLTLGAIHYQFWLDEKNYMGTAVSDKRFADESVVFLDWAPSKSLSTSLSYNWVKPMAAARQVFGDDRKFSALELYFTYRY
- a CDS encoding serine hydrolase domain-containing protein, with the protein product MNQNTVPSLASLYVETHESPFDARLAPSLMQGFPAEPHRRVTWHNWMSPPFNQWGFRNLARLRPCIDVRVGSGPVSAFKQALQPLDELHFDSECGLSISVIDHLIASQTDGFLVLKGDTVLFERYFNGQCPQDRHIMFSVTKSLIGALGEQLVCEGLLDPTLTAAHYVPELTGSAFGDATVRQLFDMAVAVDYSEVYEDPDSESSQYGYACGFQPAPAQYTTFESLYQYLPSLRKRGSHGGFFHYVTATTEALAWVMERASGKACHQLLQEVWSQLGCERDGYFLADPWGRSVAGAGFSATLRDMARFGRLLANDGRQGGTQLLSAEALAGIATGADPAIYAASPDFSSWTPGASYRSQWYVFNDHSQALMAGGIHGQYLFIDKPSGVVIVKQSSLGEAVSPFDGDSVRMLRAIAAHLTP
- a CDS encoding sigma-54 interaction domain-containing protein yields the protein MQLLTLPPSPGLATSIRATAQVFEDPTSRALLEHLQQVAPSDASVLIIGQTGTGKELVARHVHNLSARRHKPFVAVNCGAFSETLVEAELFGHEKGAFTGALTAKAGWFEEADGGTLFLDEIGDLPLPIQVKLLRVLQEREVVRLGSRKSIKINVRVLAATNVQLEKAINAGHFREDLYYRLNVVSLVLKPLRERPGDILPLIRHFIAQYSHRLGHGEVTLDAQAQRKLLDYSWPGNIRELENVIHHTLLICRNNVIGVQDLHLSNLRIERRDNPPDSAPQSAEALLQKAFEKLLEQEHGDVYEKVEAELLRTAYRYANCNQVHTASLLGLSRNVTRTLLIRIGELVVNKRRPALSTRDGQVINLST
- a CDS encoding ABC transporter ATP-binding protein; the protein is MATNVPILQIDDIEVLYEQTILAVRSVSLEVGKGQVVVLLGANGAGKSTTLKAASNLVRAERGEVVRGRIVYQGRDVTRSAPHTLAASGLVQVLEGRHCFAQLTVEENLLAGALARQVPRRQLLADLESVYGHFPRLKLRRKSLAGYTSGGEQQMIAIGRALMAKPQLVLLDEPSMGLAPQIVEEIFEIVRQLNQRDGVSFLIAEQNINIALRYAHHGYVLESGRVVSEGSAEQLAARGDLQDFYLGARTAAL